DNA sequence from the Hoylesella buccalis ATCC 35310 genome:
AGAAAACGCTTTTGTTACCCTGTTCATTGATTATTACGGTTTAACAGATAAGCATCATTTTCCTGCTTGGGAGGAGGTGCTGTGTAAGCAAGACAAGCAGGAGATAATAAATCGCTTATGCGAGGGAATGGAATGTGATATCAATGATAGGCGCTTCATACCTTACATTCAGTTGCACGAATTTGAGTCCTTGCTATTTCATGACATAGATAGTTTTGATCATGTCTTTTCTGAAAAAGATTACATTGATAGAGACGAGCTAACTCACATCCTTGAACAATATCCCAATCCCGAAGAAATCAATAATGGGCATGATACATCACCTTCGCACAGACTATCCAAAATAATCAATGGTTATCAAAAGGTGATATATGGCAATATCATTGCCATGGAGATAGGACTTGATGGGATAAGGAAGAAATGTCCCTTATTCAACAAGTGGGTAGAGAGATTGTTGGCTTTGAGCTAAGACTACTTCTGTAAATGGTAGACCAAACGAAATATAATTTTATCCTGTGAACAAAAAATATACCATTGCCGTAGCTGGCACGGGTTATGTAGGATTAAGCATCGCTACGTTGCTCAGTCAGCATCATCATGTACTGGCTGTTGATGTGGTGCAAGAGAAGGTAGACAAGATTAAC
Encoded proteins:
- a CDS encoding DUF4276 family protein, producing MSVKRLIIICEGETEQEFCKALLMPELSKQNISVYCPRIKKSMGGIVKWDDLRKQILNHLRENAFVTLFIDYYGLTDKHHFPAWEEVLCKQDKQEIINRLCEGMECDINDRRFIPYIQLHEFESLLFHDIDSFDHVFSEKDYIDRDELTHILEQYPNPEEINNGHDTSPSHRLSKIINGYQKVIYGNIIAMEIGLDGIRKKCPLFNKWVERLLALS